The Arabidopsis thaliana chromosome 5, partial sequence genomic interval TTCATGGAAAGTTCCTCTTAGAGACTGTGTGGACATTAGTGAAAATAGACAACAGAAACCCTCTTCTTTAACTGACCGTCTATCTTCATATCCAACAAGTCTAAGAGAAAAAGGTACATTTCTTCTTAGAAACGAGATTATGTTCTGTTTGTCTCCTTTAATTCACTTGGGAAAATTTTCACCAGGCATCAGCGAAGACGAATTTACATTGGACACAAACTTCTGGAGAGAACAAGTGAATCAGTACTGGGAGTTGATGAATGTTAATAAGACTGAAGTGCGAAATGTGATGGACACAAATGCATTCATTGGTGGATTTGCCGCAGCCATGAACTCATATCCCCTTTGGGTCATGAACGTTGTACCTGCTACAATGAACGATACCTTATCCGGAATTTACCAGAGGGGCTTAACCGGTGCTTATCATGATTGGTAAGCGAATACGAtctctttctcaaattttCATCCTTTCTCACTTAAGCTTAGCACCGATAGTAAAACTTGTTCCTCATAGGTGTGAGCCATTCTCAACATATCCCCGTACTTACGATCTGCTACACGCGGACCATCTCTTCACTCACTATAAAATCTACGGTGAAGGTTGTTTACTAGAGGACATCATGCTTGAGATGGACCGCATTATACGCCCTCAGGTATTTTACAAAGCATTAACCTTATCGGTCTCACTACCATTTAGTCATAACCCATCTCATCTTGTTATGTCTGTGACTGGAAATAATGGTTAATGCGGATTTTGGGGTTTTTGCAGGGATTTATCATTATCAGAGACGAGGAATCAATCGTCTCAAGAGTCCGAGACTTGGCTCCTAAGTTCCTTTGGGAAGTTGAAGCACATGAGCTTCAAGACAAATACAAGAAGACAGAAACTGTTCTATTTTGCAGAAAGAAATTTTGGGCAATCCTTTGAAAAAGTCCACGTGTAGAAATTCTTTTTTACTTGTCTTGGTTATTactaagaaaaagaaattacagatTACTTTTGTAATGTTTGTTCATTGATTAACTGTAATAGATGTCTCCTTGTACATGTTTTGTTTCGCAACACACTCTCATAACCAAAACTAGAATTAGCCGATGGGCCTTTTTTTAAACTTGTAAACATTTTTGTCCCACATTGAACACTCTGCATAAGCCCAAAGTGAGTCcatttgttctcttcttcgtcttcgtcatTCTTAGTGCCTTGTTCAATGTCGAATTTAGTCTACAACGGAAAAACCCATCGATTATTCCCCGGAAAAAGCATCTAATCCTTGCATTCGGCTCTGATTTCTTCACGAGTTCGCAAGATCAAGTTGTTAGTCTACAGATTTTTGTTCAGGTACATAAATTTGATGGAGAATTTGAAGGAGGCTTTGCGTTTTATCTGCTCATCTAATTTCTGGAGGATGGTTCTGTTTTGGAACATTGCCCTCCTTTTTTCGTACTTTCAATTGCTTAAAAAGAGTATCTTTGCCCCCAAATCaagttcctcttcttcttgctccAAATTCAATCATTCACACACACCTGTTTGTGTTATAACTGGTGTAAGTCAGTCATTCTCTGTTGCCTCGAATCATGAAATGTAGTgttagtttctgtttttatatCGTCTGTTGTTGAATTCATTGCAGGCTACTTCGGGACTTGGTAAGGCCACTGCGTTTGCTCTTTCAAGGAAAGGTTTCTACGTTGTTCTTGGTAAAAGACTCTTGCTTTGAATCTCGTTTTCAATTATCTCTTGTTGATATGGAGAGTGATAACTTGGAACATGTCTTTTGTCATATATTCAAAGTGATTTATAAGCTGAGTCtttcttgttgattttgcAGTTGGACGGTCCTCGCACTTACTATCAAAGGTTTTCTACGGTCCCTTTGATTTTCCTTGTACCGATAGATAGAAGAACCTCCGCTTTTTCCTTGACGCTAGAATCTTTGTGATTGCCACTTTCTGTTGACAGACCTTGAGTGATATTAAGAGGCAGAACGAGGATGCCAAACTCAAAGCTTTTGAAGTTGACATGTCGTCTTTTCAATTAGTTTTAAAGTTCAGAAGCTCTCTAGAGCAATGGCTTTTTGAGTCAGATTTGCATTCTTCAGTCCAGCTTTTGGTGAACAATGCTGGAATACTGGCAACATCTAGTCGTCCAACTGTTGAAGGCTTTGACAGGTaaggttttcacttttcactaTGGTTTCAGAATTTTGAACTCTATTGATTACACTTTCAGTCTCCATCGTTTTCAGGATGATTGCTACAAATTATGTCGGCGCTTTCTCTTTGACCAAACTTCTCTTACCGCTCCTGAGAAACAGCCCTGTGCCTTCAAGAGTAGTGAATGTTACATCTTTTACACATCGTTCTGGTGAATAGTTTCTCATAATCAATCTGATTGAATGATTTTGCGTCCTAAATGAGAATAAGATAGTTATGTCTTTTCTTGGTATATGTTTTTCTATGTAGCTTTTACTGGGAGGTTTGACATGGATTCTGTTACTGGAGTGAACTTTTCAAGATCAAAGCAATATCCTTGTGCTAGGATCTATGAGTATTCTAAATGTAAGGAAACCCACTCATAAAAACAAGCATGTGTGTTTTCCCTTATATTGTAGTGATGCTGATATAGTTTCTGATCTTTTGTGATATAGTATGCCTTCTACTTTTCTCGTACGAGCTGCATAGACAGCTTCACCTCATGGATGATTCACATCACATCTCTGTTGTGTATGCGTCCTAAATACTCATTTCTCTTTACATCATCGCTCACTTATGTTGTCTCTAGTCTCTACTGTTCATAATTGAAACAACCAGTCTTAAATTAAGCAAATTACTATCTTAAACAATTAGGCGCTCTATTATTCCTATATGTTTATAAGTTTTGGGATTATGCCTTACTCATGTGTTTACACtttttttatggtttgttGTAGAGCGGTAGATCCAGGAGCagtaaaaacaaacataatgcATGAGCTTCCTTCATATATACAAGTCATTGCGTTTTGTGGTCTCAAGATTCTTGGACTGATGCAGTCTCCAGAGGATGCAGCTGAATCTGTCATTGATGCTGCTTTAGCTCCACCTGTAAGATATGATCTTTTGgaattcttcatcttatcTGCATCAACCTTATGTGGTTGAAGAGCTCTATGTTGATCTGTTTTTGCAGGAAATATCAGGCAAATATTTCTTTGGCGGGAGGACCATTGAATCTTCAACACTTTCCAGTGACCCGAAAATGGCTAAGGAACTTTGGGACACATCATGTCTCATATTTAACGAATTGCAGCAAACTCACACTTGAAGATCAAAAAGCTTCTAGTTGTTGCTTGCTAATGACATAATCCTAGGATCCAAACTGTATCACCTTCTGGTTTCTTGTATAAAATCAGTTTTTGTGTTTAGTATTCCCTTGTTAGCATCTACGtagattcttcttttataattctttttgttcaaatttctTATTGTTACCAAAGGAAATTTTTGCTTAGGGATTTGTTGTCAACTTTTGAGCCATTCAACTTAAAAGTATGATTAGACCAACATTCTGCTTTTAATCCCATTGTGGTGATCTCAAGTAAAAGTCTCCTTTTCACATTATAAAACTCACGGAACCATAGTTTCTGCAATAGACCCTTCGTGAAGGAAGGTATAAAGATATAAACGAATAAACCGAAAgtcatgaaaaaaaacaaagaagaatatttCATCTAACAGTGCCACCGTTACACGTATTAgcttaagaaaaaacagagcttaTATAAAGAGAAGCATCCACACCACAATGTGTAATCTCATCGCTAACCAAACCAAGAATCATATTCCCAAATCACAATCCGCTTTTGTGTCTTTCCACTTGCATAAGTGAAAGAGCCAAGACAAAGAAAGGagcttcttctgtttttgtccATACTTTTGAGAAGATGCAGGACATGAGAGATCAAAATCCTCCACAAGGTCAGATTTTTTCTTCGGTTTCCAGTAACAATGAATCAAACTTATTATAGATTTGTAGTACTTATATCTCTTTACAGGATATCCAGCTGCAGAACAAGTATCTGAACAGCCTGGacaagacaagaagaagaagaaaccacgGTTTTTCGAGACAAAGCAGAAAGGAGACAGAGGCTTCATTGAAGGATGGTAAAGGCTAAAGTAGCAAAACTAAATCATTATCTTTTGATAGCAACCAAAACTAGCTACTCAGAAAaatcttttctgtttttgtttgtttcttttgatgcAGTCTCTTTGCACTATGCTGCTGCTGGATTTGTGAAATGTGTTTCTAAGGAAACGAAGGGACACGTGAcgcttctttcttctgtaTCTAAGAATGGCTTTCCTTATCTATAGTTTTACCTGAGAGAGATTGAAGTTTCAGGTTGCTCAGTTTCAATCTCCCTAATCTATTTGTGTGGTGTGTTTATTGAAAGAAGATAATTATACTAATAATGTAAAGGATCATACTATTTTATGGGTCTTACAAGTTTTAGACTTGGTCACACTAGCCCAAAGCAAAAAACTGCTTCAAACTGATTATACAATCAAAATCGAATATCCTACAATGATgcaattaaaatcaacaggttcttaaatatttattactaaaaaccaaatttctcTACACTtgagaataataatattagtaaTCACCCTGAACCCCAAAATTGTCTTTCGAAAGGTAAGAATATCTATGTACACTGATCATGGGATTAAATCCTGCAAGTAGTTGCAGACGTAAAAGCATGACTACGAAGTTCCATGTGTAATAAACCTAATTGCTTCGGAAGTTTTCGTAACTGAAGCCTGATGATATGGTCCTCAATCTTTCGTGGTCTCCTGCAAGAGAAAGCACTTGTGGTTACCATtcactcttttatttttctgcaAGACTTACTGGTGTCTCTAGTTCCTGAATGATTCAGCTTTAAGTTTTTCCCATTATAGCTGAGATGAGCCAAACACTCCATGAAATCTATTGAACtagagaaataaaagaagGTCAACAAAGCTTCAAGTGCTCACCTTGATGTTCTACCCTTTCGCTAGAGTCCAGGAAATTTTCAGCATCAGCCAATAGGAACGGTGATCCCTCGTAGCTCTCCAGAATATCTGGtattaacaaacaatttacgtataaaaaaaaagaaaaacaacgaATCCTAAATTCTCAATGCCAAAACTGCAGTTGCTGTGCGAGTTTATGCACAAGTGTCTGCTTAATATGTGTGCGAAGGAAAAAGGGAGACCATGTATGAAAATAATACCTGAACTCTGGGAAAAATCAGCTGTCAGATCAGAGAGGCTGAAGTTCTGAGGAATTTGTCCTAACGAGCCAAATGTAGGAGCATCTGGATCGACAAGAGGATCATTCAGGGATTGGTTGCTGGAATCATTGCTGAAAGATGCGATGGTGACATCTCCAACTGTGGACTGTGCTTCACCACCATACATGTATGGAGCACAGTTTTGATATGCAGTCTCAGACTTGATCATTCCTTGCATCAAAGGCATATTTGTGGCCTGCAAGGAGAGCGAGTTTGGTGAAGGATCAACTCTTCTAGAATGGGATGAAAAGTCCACATAAGAAGGTATATTTGTGTTAATTGCTGAGCCTCCATTGAGGTATGGACTTGACAGATTAGGAGAGGATTGATCTGGTTCCTTGCGTTCATAGAGTAATTGTTGCTGATTCACTGTTGAAAGAAATGACGTTAGTTGCAACATGAAAACCTCTTCACAACTCATTACTTCCATGCAGTATCCAAcaagtaaaacataaaaagccTCAAAACAGTAAAAAGTCTTTGGACTCATTAAGCTTTAACAGAGGGATGCGTGAATCAGTGAAACAAGACGCTCAATGCTTCAAACAGATGATCTAGGTCTATCTAAATGATTCTAAGAGACAACAATTATGTATCACTAGAAAATACAAATCCACAGGAAAAAACTCGAACTAGTTCCAAAACATATCTTACTTGGTGGAACATGAGAACCATTCCTGTTTCGAACAGAAGCCCCTGCAGTTGGATGCATCTGGCGCATGTGGTTTATCTGCTGCTCAAGCAGTTCGTTATATTCCATTATCTGGTGCTTCACCATGAGCCTCAGATAATATGCCTTGAAAAATTCGCggttctcttcttcaagcttctgCCAAACTGTCAACTCAGAAGGAAAATATACAATCATAATGATCTACTAGAGACAAATAAGTTCAACCTTCATATATCTAGTTGCTAATATCAACCACGATCtatgatttttaaataatattcttCCAAAGTGGTTCAAACCAATACAAGCTAACAAGTCAGACTTGGTCTAAGAATTATCCAATCAGGTTCAAAAAAATCCAGGAAGTGTGGAGGTTACCTAGTTCTGTAAAACCAGGTTCGATCTTAGCCTGTTCTAGAAGAGTGTCAACAACTTCTTTCTGGTTCATGTAAAGCTGGAGGCATCGTTCAATTAGATTCTGAACCTGCAAAGAAACAAGGACAGGCCAGAAAGAATAGTATGTCACATATTCTAAAGAGGTTTACACACAAAAGCTGAAGGCCTTCCTTAATAATTCCAATGCACAGGTGaagagaaacacacaaaaaaaaagagaagatctCATGgctaacaaaattatttccTTTCACTGATTCAACGCATCCCTCTGTAACAAAATTATACCAGTTGTATATCTTCGCGCGATACCCTTCTCACTGTTAAACTTGACATGGGTGAAATATCTGTAGAAGCGATCCTGTTCCTGTCAGAAGAAGTACGCATCTAACTCCTGTCAGAataacaaactcaaaaatgTACTTAACTGATAAAGCATACAATTAAGACACAAAAATACCAAGCATTTAACATACTAATCTCCTATTAAACTGAGCTTCAAATTAGAAGCCATAACCCATAAGACATCAATATTCAACATATTTAATACaacattgaatatatattttttttgcgATAAAGAGAATAACAAGAGCTAACAAAATCGAATTAGTCGAcatagaccaaaaaaaaaagaatccaacAGAGGAAGATGGATTTAAGAGCAGGAGCTTATAAAATTCGAAACCCATAAACTTTTCCAAGAATTCGtaattaatttcttgtttAACGAAAGCTGGATCAAATCAAATCCTATTAACCAACCATCAACTCAAATAAAATCgaataaaacacacaaaaggGGCGAGAAAACCAACAGATTAACAGAAACCGGAAACaggaaaaaagaattttaagaaaaatcgagacaaaaaaaaaaacaaaggtcaTAGTAGAAGAAGCGATCAGAGAAACCCTACCCAAGAAACCTCAAGACTCGAATCAGAAAGCAAATCGTCCGATAGAGAAAGTggaaacctttttttttctttttttttttctcttctcagtgtatttaatttaattttaatatttgcgGAATTGCAAAAGAGAATCTGCCACGTGGATAACGACCCACGTGGAATCCACCAGCTAAGCATCTCCGGTTCGAACCCTAGCTTGCCTTCATTTACGCCAAAAATTAGTTGCACGTtgtttaaaggaaaaaaaccacTTTTTCTATTATAATCGAATTTTACTGATAGGATTCAAGTTGAAAGAGCCGGCAAAGATATTAATTCTAGGACCTGCTCTAGCCTAAAGCCTAACAAACAAAGGAATTAGTGCAACCTTAATGGTATGCTCTTAATTTTGTCTCTTAACTATTAAGATgaattgttttattgaaaaatattatagttaaaagtttttgtaatGGTTTGAAGCTCTTAATccttcttttatcttttatctAAAAGACACTTCTAAACTATtcacatattattttgattaattataccTAAAATTTATAGTAAGAGACTTGCAAAAATGATAGTTTTAGGCGCCAAATACTCAGTGTCGGTTTTAAGGGTGTGTCAGAGGAGCAAAAGCACAGagtcttcaattttttttttaatttttcttaagattttaGGGTCCAAAAATTtcactaattaaaaaataatattaactaaaatcagtttttataaatcatcgtaaagttttcaaaaactttgagCCGGCCATGCAaatactatataaatatttgaggGCATCAACAATAGTAAAAGTCCTTTAGTACAACGGTTGCTCTCAATTTTATAATTCGTCATGTCACAACTTCAAGTCGTGGTAGTAACATTTAGCCATTATTTACTACTcgatggcaaaaaaaaaaattgctttaGATAGTCATAGTGTTGGGCCAGCCCTCATCAATCCTTCCCAAAACATAAAGAGGTGAAGTGCAAGAATCCCACAACCCAATTAAAACGAATTTGAGactaaaaaaacacacaaacgaGTTGTAATACAAGAATCTCTTTTACCACAAATTAGAATTAGAATCAGATGAAAGTGTCATGCGATCCTCTTTATATTGCTCATGCGAGGAACTACTAAGGTGGTGAGACACATCCAAAACCTAAAGACGACTCTTCACATTGATAATCTCTTGgataaaggaagaagattatCCAAGAGACTGGTTGAAGACTGCTGCTACCATGGAAAAAAACTACTGATCTGAAGCTAAGTTTGATTAAGATACAAAAGCCAAGCAGCAAGAACCCAAAGTTGATAAGATTTAAGCTTTAAATATCTAAATCTGAAAAACTAGAACTGATTCTGTTGGAAGAAAAATCATGGATGTgccaagaaaagaaataaaacaagataCGAGAAGGATAGAAAACCCCAGGAACCGGTGCAAAAGAAGTAACTTAAACTAGTTAACCAATACGACGACTTTTCCGAGAGAGGAGGGAGAGCTTGTTTAACAAAGCAAGGGGACAATCCTACTTAATAACCATTAATCACACTGATTTTAAACACAAATCAAtacattcttgttttttcttttgtagaattttgataaaaaggtGCATTCAGTCGCATTTTAAGTGATTTGTgttacaataattttttttatgttattcaattattgattttaaaatattttccaaaatctACTGTTATTTTTGGTTCATCAGCTTGACGATGGCCCTCTCTTCGCCGGATTCTTCACCGGAGAtatcttttcagttttttgaattttgtaacTCGGTATAAccaatttgatattttcttttgtgcCTAACCAGTCGATTTTGtaagtattttttgtttaccgGTCGATTTTGTAACCCTCAAAACTCAATAAAACACAAATCACATTCGACTcgaataatacaaaataaaaaattctaagCCATTCAAGTTATTACAAATTCGATTCGGATTCGGATTGATGAATTTTGGTTCGGATTTATTGCCcaccaaaactttttttcacatttagtttttatgaaaactaataatttgtttttctttttgttcaaaaatataattgattaaaatgaatatgaaaccaaaacaatgcTAGCCTACCCCACTAGGTTCtctctttgaatttgaaagaaaaaagaaagatcaaaaactAGGAAAATATTACTAGAGAATCTTTGAAGCCTTGGGACTTTTAAGTCAAATATCCTAAGAAAACTTAACAATATTAAAGGTTCCAGATTCGAAATATTGTAGAACTGTTTCGTGAGTGAAACAAATCTTTAAGGTTCacgaagaaaagaaaaaaagctacGCATGACAACTCACATTTAATTTGGCCCTACAAGGATCTCTTCTAAAAGATCCTATGACAAAGAAACTTAGAGGAAACCGGTTCTTGAATCACTTGGAATCAAGAACATGGTAGAGCGATTTACATGTAGAACAAAAGAGTGAAATACCTGTAAGCACGAGAAACTCTGCAATGGTTACGGATTTACTATTATCAACAAGGCCTTCATCCTGCTAAGAAATCGTCATAGTGGTCATCATCGCTATCGATATTGTTAGCAGCGGAAGACTTAAGCAATCTCATGCGTTTGATGAGGAAAACATTGTAGTAGTAACTGAGCAGATCCTTCTTACTTTTTTGGGGGAAGGCATTAGAAGCAAATTCCCAAAATCCATCACTACTTGACAAAGGATTCTTTTTCACAAGAGCTTCAAACCTTCGCTCTTCTTTGGCCGTCCACGACTTTAACACTATTTCTTCACCCATTTGATCAAATTCCCATGTAGAGAAAGCACGGttaatttccttttccaaAAGCTCCTGTGCTTCTTTCTTGTGTCGTTTTATGCAATTGGTTGACCTCGGAGAAGCACAAGAACAAGAGTCGGATCTTCCTTCGCCAACTTTTTTGGAGTGAACTGTCTTCTTTAGGCTATATGTTGGCCAAACACCAGTTCCAAGCCATCTTAGAGTATTGGAATCTCCAGGGCTACCGTAGAATTTTCCCTTCTTGGTAGGGGCAATCCAAACCGGTATTTCAGCTTGGAACCTTGGACCGATCGGGATAGCTGGTCTTGTTTTATTGGACCCATGGGTTATTACATCTTTGGACGTCTTGTTGCTAACATCTTTATTGGACCCATGGGTTACATCTTTGGGAGTCTTGTTGCTAACATCTTTAGGGCTTGGTGAGTTTGCATCATCAGCAGATTGTCgtgaagaaaaacagagatgCGAGGACGAAACAGAAGACTTGGgtttcttgcttttcttctcaaaacttgAACCACTAGTATTCTCTGAAGACTCTCCTGGAGCTGTAGAGACTGCATCATCACTCCAAGGCTGTTCCCATGTCCTTTTGTTCTGGCAAGAGATAAAGATACCTGTCAGAGCCACCCAGACAATGTCTTTTGGCTGGTAAAGAGGACTCTTTGGCACTGGCATGCCATAAGGAGTCACCAGTTTCTGTTTTCGTCCAATCTTTTACATGATTTTCTGACAAACTCTTGCGAGCTGTCCCAACTC includes:
- a CDS encoding NAD(P)-binding Rossmann-fold superfamily protein (NAD(P)-binding Rossmann-fold superfamily protein; FUNCTIONS IN: oxidoreductase activity, binding, catalytic activity; INVOLVED IN: oxidation reduction, metabolic process; LOCATED IN: cellular_component unknown; EXPRESSED IN: 22 plant structures; EXPRESSED DURING: 13 growth stages; CONTAINS InterPro DOMAIN/s: NAD(P)-binding domain (InterPro:IPR016040), Glucose/ribitol dehydrogenase (InterPro:IPR002347), Short-chain dehydrogenase/reductase SDR (InterPro:IPR002198); BEST Arabidopsis thaliana protein match is: NAD(P)-binding Rossmann-fold superfamily protein (TAIR:AT5G15940.1); Has 38503 Blast hits to 38471 proteins in 2813 species: Archae - 360; Bacteria - 23739; Metazoa - 3799; Fungi - 2489; Plants - 1519; Viruses - 0; Other Eukaryotes - 6597 (source: NCBI BLink).), whose product is MENLKEALRFICSSNFWRMVLFWNIALLFSYFQLLKKSIFAPKSSSSSSCSKFNHSHTPVCVITGATSGLGKATAFALSRKGFYVVLVGRSSHLLSKTLSDIKRQNEDAKLKAFEVDMSSFQLVLKFRSSLEQWLFESDLHSSVQLLVNNAGILATSSRPTVEGFDRMIATNYVGAFSLTKLLLPLLRNSPVPSRVVNVTSFTHRSAFTGRFDMDSVTGVNFSRSKQYPCARIYEYSKLCLLLFSYELHRQLHLMDDSHHISVVAVDPGAVKTNIMHELPSYIQVIAFCGLKILGLMQSPEDAAESVIDAALAPPEISGKYFFGGRTIESSTLSSDPKMAKELWDTSCLIFNELQQTHT
- a CDS encoding cysteine-rich TM module stress tolerance protein (unknown protein; FUNCTIONS IN: molecular_function unknown; INVOLVED IN: biological_process unknown; EXPRESSED IN: 16 plant structures; EXPRESSED DURING: 9 growth stages.), with translation MQDMRDQNPPQGYPAAEQVSEQPGQDKKKKKPRFFETKQKGDRGFIEGW
- a CDS encoding cysteine-rich TM module stress tolerance protein (unknown protein; FUNCTIONS IN: molecular_function unknown; INVOLVED IN: biological_process unknown; LOCATED IN: plasma membrane; EXPRESSED IN: 16 plant structures; EXPRESSED DURING: 9 growth stages; Has 115 Blast hits to 115 proteins in 16 species: Archae - 0; Bacteria - 0; Metazoa - 0; Fungi - 5; Plants - 110; Viruses - 0; Other Eukaryotes - 0 (source: NCBI BLink).), which produces MQDMRDQNPPQGYPAAEQVSEQPGQDKKKKKPRFFETKQKGDRGFIEGCLFALCCCWICEMCF
- a CDS encoding cysteine-rich TM module stress tolerance protein (unknown protein; FUNCTIONS IN: molecular_function unknown; INVOLVED IN: biological_process unknown; EXPRESSED IN: 16 plant structures; EXPRESSED DURING: 9 growth stages.), producing MQDMRDQNPPQAAEQVSEQPGQDKKKKKPRFFETKQKGDRGFIEGW
- a CDS encoding histidine-tRNA ligase codes for the protein MIVYFPSELTVWQKLEEENREFFKAYYLRLMVKHQIMEYNELLEQQINHMRQMHPTAGASVRNRNGSHVPPMNQQQLLYERKEPDQSSPNLSSPYLNGGSAINTNIPSYVDFSSHSRRVDPSPNSLSLQATNMPLMQGMIKSETAYQNCAPYMYGGEAQSTVGDVTIASFSNDSSNQSLNDPLVDPDAPTFGSLGQIPQNFSLSDLTADFSQSSDILESYEGSPFLLADAENFLDSSERVEHQGDHERLRTISSGFSYENFRSN
- a CDS encoding histidine-tRNA ligase — protein: MNQKEVVDTLLEQAKIEPGFTELVWQKLEEENREFFKAYYLRLMVKHQIMEYNELLEQQINHMRQMHPTAGASVRNRNGSHVPPMNQQQLLYERKEPDQSSPNLSSPYLNGGSAINTNIPSYVDFSSHSRRVDPSPNSLSLQATNMPLMQGMIKSETAYQNCAPYMYGGEAQSTVGDVTIASFSNDSSNQSLNDPLVDPDAPTFGSLGQIPQNFSLSDLTADFSQSSDILESYEGSPFLLADAENFLDSSERVEHQGDHERLRTISSGFSYENFRSN
- a CDS encoding histidine-tRNA ligase (Plant protein 1589 of unknown function; CONTAINS InterPro DOMAIN/s: Conserved hypothetical protein CHP01589, plant (InterPro:IPR006476); BEST Arabidopsis thaliana protein match is: Plant protein 1589 of unknown function (TAIR:AT3G10250.2); Has 236 Blast hits to 234 proteins in 27 species: Archae - 0; Bacteria - 0; Metazoa - 2; Fungi - 0; Plants - 216; Viruses - 0; Other Eukaryotes - 18 (source: NCBI BLink).); translation: MSSLTVRRVSREDIQLVQNLIERCLQLYMNQKEVVDTLLEQAKIEPGFTELVWQKLEEENREFFKAYYLRLMVKHQIMEYNELLEQQINHMRQMHPTAGASVRNRNGSHVPPMNQQQLLYERKEPDQSSPNLSSPYLNGGSAINTNIPSYVDFSSHSRRVDPSPNSLSLQATNMPLMQGMIKSETAYQNCAPYMYGGEAQSTVGDVTIASFSNDSSNQSLNDPLVDPDAPTFGSLGQIPQNFSLSDLTADFSQSSDILESYEGSPFLLADAENFLDSSERVEHQGDHERLRTISSGFSYENFRSN
- a CDS encoding histidine-tRNA ligase, producing the protein MRTSSDRNRIASTDISPMSSLTVRRVSREDIQLVQNLIERCLQLYMNQKEVVDTLLEQAKIEPGFTELVWQKLEEENREFFKAYYLRLMVKHQIMEYNELLEQQINHMRQMHPTAGASVRNRNGSHVPPMNQQQLLYERKEPDQSSPNLSSPYLNGGSAINTNIPSYVDFSSHSRRVDPSPNSLSLQATNMPLMQGMIKSETAYQNCAPYMYGGEAQSTVGDVTIASFSNDSSNQSLNDPLVDPDAPTFGSLGQIPQNFSLSDLTADFSQSSDILESYEGSPFLLADAENFLDSSERVEHQGDHERLRTISSGFSYENFRSN